A genomic region of Phragmites australis chromosome 2, lpPhrAust1.1, whole genome shotgun sequence contains the following coding sequences:
- the LOC133895675 gene encoding probable ubiquitin-conjugating enzyme E2 23 — MENVPNGSVNIADHNQENKKSRDASEPEEVPDVFVYREDVVSLKSKEDSHGLVLEVAGEYDSDGSITDDDGIDTEEHRHKNTSGAENGGADGDNASNGADVESQSSLPENKVRVLWIDGSEKTEDIDDVVVVDRSFLHGDLVASASDPTGQMGLVVDVNLVVDLQGANGDMIKGVSSKDLRRIREFNVGDYVVSGPWLGRVDEVLDNVNVLFDDGSVCKVIRADAMRLKEASGPIHPDTACPFYPGQRVRAASSSVFKTSRWLNGVWKANRLEGTVTKVESVAVIVYWIASAHFATDQQSVPLEEQNPKDLTLLSCFSYANWQLTDWCLPYRYASETKVLNSDEHTGNNGTCSESSTLPSDIPESQADVQTEQDQRTYTDSNRREADGESHADGLRMSGGDNSCVAKESESGTSVSTILKEGPQDNAIYRKKFRKVFLKKDKRTKRRDESFERALLIANTYTKVDVIWQDGTKEYGVTSTSLIPIHSPNDHEFFPEQYVVDKVSNDVDDSSEPKRVGLVRSVNARDRTASVSWFKPSLVPLHPEEPKEIEGNEIVSAYELDGHPDYDYCYGDVVVRLPSVSLPSESTNSDNKMELDRNVDSSEGLAASDVAPLDVSAEEQFPQKESSLVFTSLSWAGNIVGFQDGEIEVIWGDGLMSKVGPHEIYVVGREDDGASLDDGVASDGASWETVDDNEMDLLDDTAKDDSQNVPENSIERENDSFSSQDGSSVATGPLSVAFGFVTRLASELFARGKKHLDGSNSDAMDEVESRQSNEVSEAGDDIEKIEENHVVTPGYTAVITNESSAGKSVDVVMTDNPAVSECFKHFDILQCPLDHHYLENTAQGTGGRKWVKKVQQEWSILEKNLPDYIYVRVFEDRMDLIRAVIIGASGTPYQDGLFFFDFHLPPEYPQVPPSAYYHSGGLRVNPNLYVDGKVCLSLLNTWTGRGNEVWDPSSSSILQVLVSLQGLVLNEKPYFNEAGYEKQVGTVEGEKNAVPYNENTYLLSLKSMLYILRRPPMHFDDFAKSHFRKRGHYILQACEAYLQGNVVGTLTDDACTTDRSKEHSSSVGFKLALAKILPRLITALKDTGADCDQYDHLGKIDTVQES; from the exons ATGGAAAACGTACCAAATGGCTCAGTAAATATCGCCGATCATAACCAGGAAAACAAGAAGTCTAGGGATGCTAGTGAGCCTGAAGAAGTACCAGATGTCTTTGTTTACAGAGAAGATGTTGTCAGCTTAAAGTCAAAGGAGGATTCCCATGGATTAGTGTTGGAGGTAGCGGGGGAGTATGATTCCGATGGCAGCATCACTGATGACGATGGTATTGATACTGAGGAGCATAGACATAAAAATACTTCTGGGGCTGAAAATGGTGGTGCTGATGGTGATAATGCCAGTAATGGAGCTGATGTTGAAAGCCAGAGTTCTTTGCCGGAGAACAAAGTCCGGGTGTTATGGATAGATGGTAGTGAAAAGACAGAAGATATTGATGATGTAGTTGTTGTCGACAGAAGTTTCCTTCATGGAGATTTAGTTGCTTCTGCTTCAGATCCAACTGGTCAGATGGGGCTTGTCGTTGATGTCAATCTTGTTGTTGATTTGCAAGGTGCCAATGGAGATATGATAAAGGGTGTATCCTCTAAAGATTTGAGACGTATCAGAGAATTTAACGTTGGTGATTATGTTGTCTCTGGGCCATGGCTTGGTAGAGTTGATGAAGTCTTAGATAATGTTAATGTGTTGTTTGATGATGGCTCTGTCTGTAAAGTCATCAGGGCAGATGCTATGCGCCTAAAGGAAGCATCGGGCCCAATTCATCCGGATACAGCTTGTCCCTTTTATCCAGGACAACGTGTGAGGGCAGCGTCATCATCTGTTTTCAAAACATCCAGGTGGCTTAATGGAGTGTGGAAAGCAAATCGTCTTGAAGGTACTGTTACAAAGGTGGAAAGCGTTGCTGTTATAGTCTATTGGATTGCATCTGCACACTTCGCTACAGATCAGCAATCTGTTCCTCTGGAGGAGCAGAACCCGAAAGATCTGACTCTTTTGTCTTGTTTCTCATATGCAAACTGGCAATTGACTGACTGGTGCCTTCCTTACCGATATGCATCAGAAACAAAAGTGCTAAACTCTGATGAGCATACTGGAAACAACGGTACATGTTCGGAAAGCTCAACTCTACCGTCTGATATTCCTGAATCTCAAGCTGATGTTCAGACTGAACAAGATCAAAGGACCTATACAGATTCAAATCGCAGGGAGGCAGATGGTGAGTCTCATGCTGATGGATTGAGGATGTCAGGTGGAGATAATTCATGTGTAGCCAAAGAATCAGAATCAGGAACTAGTGTATCGACCATCCTAAAGGAGGGACCACAGGACAATGCAATATATAGAAAAAAGTTTAGGAAAGTGTTTCtaaaaaaagacaaaagaacaaaaagaagagaCGAGAGCTTCGAACGTGCTCTACTCATAGCAAATACGTATACCAAAGTTGATGTAATCTGGCAGGACGGCACAAAGGAATATGGAGTAACTTCAACATCACTGATCCCTATCCACAGTCCAAATGACCATGAATTCTTCCCAGAGCAGTATGTTGTGGACAAGGTCTCAAATGACGTCGATGATTCTTCTGAACCAAAGCGTGTGGGTCTCGTTAGAAGTGTTAATGCGAGGGATCGAACTGCATCTGTATCATGGTTTAAGCCTTCACTAGTACCACTACACCCAGAAGAGCCCAAAGAAATCGAGGGTAATGAAATTGTGAGTGCATATGAACTGGATGGCCATCCGGATTATGATTATTGCTATGGAGATGTTGTTGTTCGCTTGCCATCTGTTTCACTTCCTAGTGAATCAACCAATAGCGATAACAAAATGGAACTGGATAGGAATGTAGATTCCTCAGAAGGATTGGCTGCTTCAGATGTGGCACCCCTTGATGTTAGTGCAGAGGAACAGTTTCCGCAGAAGGAATCCAGTTTGGTATTTACAAGCCTTTCATGGGCTGGAAATATAGTTGGCTTTCAAGACGGTGAGATTGAAGTCATTTGGGGTGATGGATTGATGTCTAAG GTTGGTCCTCATGAAATATATGTTGTTGGtcgcgaagatgatggtgcctcATTAGATGACGGAGTTGCCTCTGACGGTGCTAGCTGGGAGACTGTTGATGACAATGAAATGGATTTACTTGATGATACTGCAAAG GACGATTCACAAAATGTACCTGAGAATAGTATTGAAAGGGAAAATGATTCATTCAGTTCCCAGGATGGAAGTTCTGTTGCAACTGGTCCACTCTCTGTTGCTTTTGGCTTTGTGACCCGACTGGCGAGTGAGCTCTTTGCTCGGGGTAAAAAGCATTTAGATGGATCAAATTCTGATGCTATGGATGAAGTTGAATCTCGCCAGTCTAATGAGGTTTCAGAAGCTGGTGATGACATTGAAAAAATCGAGGAGAACCATGTGGTAACACCAGGGTATACCGCAGTGATAACAAATGAATCTTCTGCTGGCAAGTCTGTAGATGTGGTTATGACTGACAATCCTGCAGTTTCGGAATGCTTCAAACACTTTGATATTCTGCAATGTCCTCTGGACCACCACTACCTTGAAAACACAGCACAG GGTACGGGTGGAAGAAAGTGGGTCAAAAAGGTACAGCAGGAATGGAGCATACTTGAGAAGAACCTACCAG ACTATATTTACGTCAGGGTATTTGAGGATCGCATGGATCTCATAAGGGCCGTGATTATTGGTGCAAGCGGAACACCCTACCAAGATGGCCTGTTCTTCTTTGACTTCCACCTTCCACCTGAGTATCCGCAAGTTCCTCCG TCAGCATACTATCATTCTGGTGGTTTGCGTGTGAATCCAAACCTGTATGTAGATGGGAAAGTTTGCTTAAGCCTCTTAAATACTTGGACTGGCAGAGGGAACGAAGTGTGGGAtccatcatcatcaagtatTCTCCAAGTACTAGTTTCACTTCAGGGCTTGGTTCTCAATGAAAAGCCCTATTTTAATGAAGCTGGATATGAGAAGCAAGTTGGTACTGTTGAAGGGGAGAAGAATGCAGTGCCTTATAATGAGAACACATACCTCCTGAGCTTGAAATCCATGTTATATATCTTGAGACGGCCTCCTATG CATTTTGATGATTTTGCGAAAAGCCACTTCCGCAAGCGTGGTCACTACATCCTTCAAGCTTGCGAGGCCTATTTGCAAGGAAATGTGGTTGGCACACTCACTGACGATGCTTGTACCACCGACAGAAGCAAGGAGCACTCTAGCTCTGTTGGTTTCAAGCTTGCGTTAGCAAAAATTTTACCACGGTTGATCACAGCACTAAAGGACACCGGAGCTGACTGCGATCAATATGACCACCTTGGAAAAATAGACACTGTTCAAGAAAGTTGA